ATCAAGCAGCACTGTCCCTCCTGAGGCCACCTCTAAAAGCCCTACTTTTCCTTGGCGTCGCGCACCAGAAAATGCCCCTTCTTCATACCCGAATAGCTCACTCTCTAGAAGACTCTGCGGAATCGCTGAACAATTAACCTGAATAAAGGGACCTTTGCCTCGGGTGCCATATTCATGAATAAATCTTGCAAGCACATTTTTGCCAACACCACTTTCCCCGGTAATCAACACAGTAGCATCTACAAGAGACGCTCGGATCGCTCGTTCCACAACCTTGTCCATCTCAGGGCTACGGGCCACAATGTGCGTAGAGTAGCTATTACGCGCGCGCAATTCCAGTGTCTCTCTCTCATAACGGTTACTACGCAATTGATAGCGTAAGCTTTCTTCTTTGAGACGGTTTAGATCCGTTATATCCCGGAGGTTGTCAATGATCACTACCACGTTACCGGTCTC
This Clostridia bacterium DNA region includes the following protein-coding sequences:
- a CDS encoding sigma 54-interacting transcriptional regulator; translated protein: MLDSGRELAEAMKMAGLETVLPPRVADLFARILDTEYDAVALLNSEPRIIYVNQNYERIVGLKKEEVLYKRADELVKQGKWRRAPSLEVLATKKPCSFFQKAPSGADLLVTASPLLDETGNVVVIIDNLRDITDLNRLKEESLRYQLRSNRYERETLELRARNSYSTHIVARSPEMDKVVERAIRASLVDATVLITGESGVGKNVLARFIHEYGTRGKGPFIQVNCSAIPQSLLESELFGYEEGAFSGARRQGKVGLLEVASGGTVLLD